One stretch of Halobaculum marinum DNA includes these proteins:
- a CDS encoding ABC transporter substrate-binding protein — MSDGHTGESGRRLRETRRRFLRAAGAVGVGGAAGLAGCAGSNVESTPESTGDTGGDTGGDGTESSETESTPMTDQTFVTPTTDVPKDMQFNPYGQQYPERVAFALFENLLYVNEATSQFMPGVLESWDIGDDAVTLSVRDGYTWHSGDAVTAEDVAFKLELEIHDGAALSNIVAAEDVSVVDESTVELGLKRSVADEVFLYSLKPIALDTPRDTFGEFLEAYRDDGEAPGLTELTIDEPNGTGPFRYVHARNQEMVADRFADHPDADQINFKRFRWDYLQSNQKQWQALRTDSVDGIDNVFTPTNIAESYGDHVREIQMPANWGMGVMFNHEHKHYGQQNVKRAIQYVIDREKLAQTAGGKMHVPVEVPSGLPGNFDGSYKDWLGDSLSDFDPYEPSTDKAARLLREAGFSKQDGTWVDADGETLSFPYKIPAGWNDWTAGGQSIVQDLNDFGIEASLNPSQSYWGDIYGNQDYVVAGLGWPDGKLYPYFSLNKLLNGFRSRTILKFPREVEVAPLGEPNGEKRTVEFESELEELAGLTGEAAKKKTQELAWVVNRHLPMAPLMEKLDQAWLTTDDWNTVTQDDEDAIVDWPQYYLPREGKLTAKPE; from the coding sequence ATGTCCGATGGACACACGGGCGAGAGTGGACGAAGGCTACGAGAGACGCGGCGGCGGTTCCTGCGAGCGGCGGGCGCTGTCGGAGTCGGTGGGGCGGCCGGCCTCGCCGGCTGTGCGGGGTCGAACGTCGAGTCGACGCCCGAGTCGACCGGTGACACTGGCGGTGACACCGGCGGCGACGGGACCGAGTCGAGCGAGACGGAGTCGACGCCGATGACCGACCAGACGTTCGTCACTCCGACGACGGACGTCCCGAAGGACATGCAGTTCAACCCCTACGGACAGCAGTATCCCGAGCGCGTCGCGTTCGCGCTGTTCGAGAACCTCCTCTACGTGAACGAGGCGACCAGCCAGTTCATGCCCGGCGTGCTGGAGTCGTGGGACATCGGCGACGACGCCGTGACCCTGTCAGTCCGTGACGGCTACACCTGGCACAGCGGCGACGCGGTCACCGCCGAGGACGTCGCGTTCAAACTGGAACTCGAGATCCACGACGGCGCCGCACTCAGCAACATCGTCGCGGCCGAAGACGTCTCCGTCGTCGACGAGTCGACGGTCGAACTCGGCCTCAAGCGATCGGTCGCCGACGAGGTGTTCCTCTACTCGCTGAAGCCGATTGCACTCGACACGCCGCGTGACACCTTCGGCGAGTTCCTCGAGGCGTACCGCGACGACGGCGAGGCGCCGGGACTGACGGAGCTCACCATCGACGAGCCGAACGGCACCGGGCCGTTCCGCTACGTCCACGCGCGCAACCAGGAGATGGTCGCCGACCGCTTCGCGGACCACCCGGACGCCGACCAGATCAACTTCAAGCGCTTCCGCTGGGACTACCTCCAGTCCAACCAGAAGCAGTGGCAGGCGCTACGCACCGACTCGGTCGACGGCATCGACAACGTGTTCACGCCCACGAACATCGCGGAGTCGTACGGCGATCACGTCCGCGAGATCCAGATGCCCGCCAACTGGGGCATGGGCGTGATGTTCAACCACGAGCACAAACACTACGGCCAGCAGAACGTCAAGCGGGCGATCCAGTACGTCATCGACCGCGAGAAGCTGGCCCAAACCGCCGGCGGCAAGATGCACGTCCCCGTCGAGGTCCCCTCGGGGCTGCCCGGCAACTTCGACGGTAGCTACAAGGACTGGCTCGGAGACTCGCTGTCCGACTTCGACCCGTACGAGCCGAGCACCGACAAGGCCGCGCGCCTGCTGCGCGAGGCCGGCTTTTCGAAGCAGGACGGCACGTGGGTCGACGCCGACGGCGAGACGCTGTCGTTCCCGTACAAGATCCCCGCGGGCTGGAACGACTGGACCGCGGGCGGCCAGTCCATCGTGCAGGACCTCAACGACTTCGGCATCGAGGCGTCGCTCAACCCCTCGCAGTCGTACTGGGGCGACATCTACGGCAACCAAGACTACGTCGTCGCCGGCCTCGGGTGGCCGGACGGCAAGCTGTACCCGTACTTCTCGCTCAACAAACTGCTCAACGGCTTCCGCTCGCGGACGATCTTGAAGTTCCCGCGCGAGGTCGAGGTGGCGCCGCTGGGCGAGCCGAACGGCGAGAAGCGCACCGTCGAGTTCGAGTCCGAACTGGAGGAGTTGGCGGGGCTCACCGGTGAGGCAGCCAAGAAGAAGACCCAAGAACTGGCGTGGGTCGTCAACCGCCACCTCCCGATGGCGCCGCTGATGGAGAAGCTCGACCAGGCGTGGCTCACGACCGACGACTGGAACACGGTGACCCAGGACGACGAGGACGCCATCGTCGACTGGCCGCAGTACTACCTCCCCCGCGAGGGCAAACTGACCGCCAAGCCCGAGTAA
- a CDS encoding DUF302 domain-containing protein produces the protein MYTLKRSVDGEFDAVVDETIEALGAEGFGVLCDIDIRATFAEKLDEEFRNYRILGACNPPLAHDALAEEIELGALLPCNVVVYERDDGGVTVSAVDPERLIGVTDNPALDDVAAEVRERFERVLDSLADDAVQSTEA, from the coding sequence ATGTACACACTCAAGAGGTCCGTCGACGGCGAGTTCGACGCCGTCGTCGACGAGACGATCGAGGCACTGGGAGCGGAAGGATTCGGCGTGCTGTGCGACATCGACATCCGGGCGACGTTCGCCGAGAAACTGGACGAGGAGTTCCGAAACTACCGGATCCTCGGCGCGTGTAACCCGCCGCTGGCACACGACGCGCTGGCCGAGGAGATCGAACTCGGCGCGCTCCTCCCGTGCAACGTCGTGGTGTACGAGCGTGACGACGGCGGGGTGACGGTGAGCGCGGTCGACCCCGAGCGACTCATCGGCGTGACCGACAACCCCGCGCTCGACGACGTCGCCGCCGAGGTGCGCGAGCGGTTCGAACGCGTGCTCGACTCGCTCGCGGACGACGCCGTCCAGTCGACGGAGGCCTGA
- a CDS encoding SHOCT domain-containing protein, whose translation MSAETRIDATTAVILIVAALVALPLLTMGFGGMMGFGGAMGYGMMDGTTGGGWSLVGLAVQVAVLAAILGGGYLLVTRTRDGDSGDDAALEELRRAYARGDLTDEEFETRRDRLEREE comes from the coding sequence GTGTCCGCCGAGACCCGAATCGACGCGACGACGGCCGTGATCCTGATCGTGGCCGCGCTCGTGGCGCTCCCGCTGCTCACGATGGGCTTCGGCGGGATGATGGGGTTCGGCGGCGCGATGGGCTACGGGATGATGGACGGGACGACCGGCGGGGGGTGGTCGCTCGTCGGACTCGCGGTGCAGGTCGCGGTGCTGGCCGCCATCCTCGGGGGTGGCTACCTGCTCGTCACTCGGACTCGCGACGGCGACTCGGGCGACGACGCCGCGCTCGAAGAACTCCGTCGGGCGTACGCGCGCGGCGACCTCACCGACGAGGAGTTCGAGACGAGGCGCGACCGACTGGAGCGCGAGGAGTAG
- a CDS encoding DUF4397 domain-containing protein → MLTLTRRALLGGIGGTVALAATDRTSARDHHGESEEARLRLIHASPDAPRVDVDVQPRDGAADTTRVAAALPFGDVGEYRPVSAGAVVARIAPTDAATGAAIVTDPVVLDAGEDYTGVVLGEVDGETPLDLAVFPDDASVLDDAAARLRLVNASPDAPSLDATAGRFERSPPTNSPGWSRANEATLRSPTGSVALRSVTRTVGTRTLFAGVGFGEASGYAEVPAARYEVTLRPSDGEDVLLVRPLRLSPGVVYTLIAVGYRAPTRRSVPVPLSLPVSSDASPPPATVALDDQRVAYDYGDDEVTVTVDRATLSAGGVVAVHAGGARRPAAGTVLGVSAPLDPGRHTTVDVPVAAVAALDGRAEGTARLVAVAHRDATAADPYVAGADATGDGGEAVADAATVTIERTGGPSSNTKPKASSDQTSEGDDTPDAPTDVVDEDPPTPADEASVDGGSPAEDTVSDEEAPDALDEGEDEADRDEEERSTEREKEREKRRKEREKEREKRRKEREKRRKEREKEREKERKDRDDDDDDDDDDDDDEEEEDDDDDDDDEEEEDDDDDDDDEEEEDDDDDDDDEEEEDDD, encoded by the coding sequence ATGCTCACGCTCACTCGACGGGCCCTCCTCGGCGGTATCGGCGGCACCGTCGCCCTCGCGGCGACCGACCGCACGAGCGCTCGGGACCACCACGGCGAGAGCGAGGAGGCCCGACTCAGACTGATCCACGCCTCGCCGGACGCCCCACGGGTCGACGTCGACGTCCAGCCGCGCGACGGCGCCGCCGACACCACGCGCGTCGCCGCGGCGCTGCCGTTCGGCGACGTGGGCGAGTACCGACCGGTCTCCGCCGGGGCGGTGGTCGCACGGATTGCTCCTACGGATGCCGCCACGGGAGCGGCGATCGTCACCGACCCGGTCGTCCTCGACGCCGGCGAGGACTACACCGGCGTCGTCCTCGGGGAGGTCGACGGCGAGACGCCCCTCGACCTCGCGGTGTTCCCGGACGACGCCAGCGTCCTCGACGACGCGGCGGCCCGCCTGCGACTGGTCAACGCCTCGCCGGACGCGCCCTCGCTCGACGCGACCGCGGGCCGCTTCGAGCGGTCGCCGCCGACGAACTCCCCGGGGTGGTCGCGGGCGAACGAGGCGACGCTCCGCTCGCCGACCGGGTCGGTCGCCCTCCGGTCGGTCACCCGGACGGTCGGGACGCGGACGCTGTTCGCCGGCGTCGGCTTCGGCGAGGCCAGTGGCTACGCGGAGGTCCCGGCGGCACGCTACGAGGTGACGCTGCGCCCGAGCGACGGCGAGGACGTGCTCCTCGTCCGACCGCTTCGGCTCTCGCCGGGCGTGGTGTACACGCTCATCGCGGTCGGCTATCGGGCCCCCACCCGGCGGTCGGTCCCCGTCCCGCTGTCGCTGCCGGTGTCGAGCGACGCGTCGCCCCCGCCGGCGACGGTGGCCCTCGACGACCAGCGGGTCGCCTACGACTACGGCGACGACGAGGTCACGGTGACCGTGGACCGCGCCACGCTCTCGGCGGGCGGGGTCGTCGCCGTCCACGCCGGGGGCGCTCGTCGCCCGGCGGCGGGGACGGTGCTCGGCGTCTCCGCACCGCTCGACCCGGGGCGTCACACGACCGTCGACGTTCCGGTCGCGGCGGTCGCGGCGCTCGACGGTCGCGCCGAGGGCACGGCTCGACTCGTCGCGGTCGCCCACCGCGACGCCACCGCCGCAGACCCCTACGTGGCCGGGGCCGACGCGACGGGCGACGGCGGCGAGGCCGTGGCGGACGCGGCGACCGTCACCATCGAGCGCACCGGTGGTCCGAGTTCGAACACCAAACCGAAGGCGTCGAGCGACCAGACGAGTGAGGGCGACGACACTCCCGACGCTCCCACCGACGTGGTGGACGAGGACCCACCGACCCCCGCCGACGAAGCGTCGGTGGACGGTGGATCGCCCGCCGAGGACACCGTCTCCGACGAGGAGGCTCCCGACGCTCTCGACGAGGGCGAGGACGAGGCCGACCGAGACGAGGAGGAGCGATCGACGGAGCGCGAAAAGGAACGGGAGAAGCGTCGCAAGGAGCGGGAGAAAGAGCGGGAGAAGCGGCGCAAGGAACGCGAGAAGCGCCGCAAAGAGCGGGAGAAGGAGCGAGAGAAGGAGCGGAAGGACCGCGACGACGACGATGACGACGATGACGACGATGACGACGATGAGGAAGAGGAAGACGACGACGACGATGACGACGATGAGGAAGAGGAAGACGACGACGACGATGACGACGATGAGGAAGAGGAAGACGACGACGACGATGACGACGACGAGGAAGAGGAGGACGACGACTGA
- a CDS encoding FAD-binding oxidoreductase: MNQESPDTTTGDDPFGRADAAAVARDHAEALAALADALDGDGTPVDREATGEWRTLFPGDVVTPDDDRYDEARRVWNGLCEAAPAAVAYPTTAAGVARVVEAARETGLGVATRSGGHSSVGTSSGDGVLVCDVGTMQEVAVDPDARTATVDPGVTIGELDAATTAHGLATPQGVAPEVGVTGLTLGGGTGYLSRAHGLACDRLAQVDLITAAGERVTATADTNPDLFRAVRGAGGAFGVAVELEFDLVSVPGELAMCDTWFPVDGTDDVAALLREYRDLLREAPRTTNVSPYVTRVPDEAGFPDDRAGDLALCVLGVHGGDPDEGERALAPFRNLGADGVDPLFEYADRRPYVDVQAYLGGGSPADDHYYWKSVAVETFTDALVDHTAERMAALPGDEDTVVVWPMGGAVADLDAGATAVPERDAEVVLNFEACWSEPTDDDAHREWARESADRARDVGTVTGELPNFSGTERGDEAARDVYAANYEWLRETKRRWDPDGVFTPSGRL, from the coding sequence ATGAACCAGGAATCGCCGGACACGACCACCGGCGACGACCCGTTCGGGCGCGCGGACGCCGCCGCGGTCGCTCGCGACCACGCCGAGGCGCTCGCGGCGCTGGCCGACGCGCTCGACGGCGATGGGACACCGGTGGACCGCGAGGCGACGGGCGAGTGGCGGACGCTGTTCCCCGGCGACGTGGTGACCCCCGACGACGACCGCTACGACGAGGCCCGTCGCGTGTGGAACGGGCTGTGCGAGGCGGCTCCAGCGGCGGTCGCGTACCCGACGACAGCGGCGGGCGTCGCCCGCGTGGTCGAGGCGGCGCGCGAGACGGGCCTCGGGGTCGCGACCCGCTCGGGCGGCCACTCCTCAGTCGGCACCTCGTCGGGCGACGGCGTGCTCGTCTGCGACGTGGGTACGATGCAGGAGGTGGCCGTCGACCCCGACGCCCGCACCGCGACGGTCGACCCGGGCGTCACCATCGGCGAGTTGGACGCCGCGACGACCGCCCACGGCCTCGCGACGCCGCAGGGGGTCGCCCCCGAGGTCGGCGTGACCGGGCTCACGCTCGGCGGCGGGACGGGGTACCTCTCACGGGCGCACGGGCTGGCGTGTGACCGACTCGCCCAGGTCGACCTGATCACCGCCGCCGGCGAACGCGTGACGGCGACCGCCGACACGAATCCGGACCTGTTCCGCGCGGTGCGGGGCGCCGGCGGCGCGTTCGGCGTCGCGGTCGAACTCGAGTTCGACCTCGTGTCTGTCCCCGGGGAACTGGCGATGTGCGACACGTGGTTCCCCGTCGACGGCACCGACGACGTCGCGGCGCTGCTCCGGGAGTACCGCGACCTGCTCCGCGAGGCGCCGCGGACGACGAACGTCTCGCCGTACGTCACGCGCGTCCCCGACGAGGCGGGGTTCCCCGACGACCGCGCCGGCGACCTGGCGCTGTGCGTGCTCGGCGTCCACGGCGGCGATCCGGACGAGGGTGAACGGGCGCTGGCGCCGTTCCGCAACCTCGGCGCCGACGGCGTCGACCCGCTGTTCGAGTACGCCGACCGGCGACCGTACGTCGACGTGCAGGCGTACCTCGGAGGCGGGTCGCCCGCGGACGACCACTACTACTGGAAGTCCGTCGCCGTCGAGACGTTCACCGACGCCCTCGTCGACCACACCGCCGAGCGGATGGCCGCGCTCCCCGGCGACGAGGACACCGTGGTGGTGTGGCCGATGGGTGGCGCGGTCGCCGACCTCGACGCCGGAGCCACCGCGGTCCCCGAGCGCGACGCCGAGGTGGTGCTCAACTTCGAGGCGTGTTGGTCGGAGCCGACCGACGACGACGCACATCGCGAGTGGGCCCGCGAGTCGGCCGACCGCGCTCGCGACGTGGGGACGGTGACGGGTGAACTCCCCAACTTCTCGGGCACCGAACGCGGCGACGAGGCCGCCCGCGACGTGTACGCCGCCAACTACGAGTGGCTCCGCGAGACGAAGCGCCGCTGGGACCCCGACGGGGTGTTCACCCCGAGCGGCCGCCTGTGA
- the thsA gene encoding thermosome subunit alpha — MIVLSEDSQRTSGKDAQSMNITAGKAVAESVRTTLGPKGMDKMLVDSSGGVVVTNDGVTILKEMDIDHPAANMIVEVSETQEDEVGDGTTTAVVIAGELLDQAEELIDSEVHPTTIAQGYRQAAEKAKEVLSENAIEVTADDRDTLEKIAATAMTGKGAESARETLAKLVVDAVLAVRDDDGAIDTDNVSVETVVGGSIGNSELIEGVIVDKERVDENMPYAVEDANVALFDGAIEVKETEIDAEVNVTDPDQLQQFLDQEEKQLKEMVDKLTAVGTDVVFVGDGIDDMAQHYLAQEGILAVRRAKDSDLKRLARSTGGRVVANLDDITEEDLGFAGSVAQKDIGGDERIFVEDVEDARSVTLVLRGGTEHVVDEVERAIDDSLGVVRTTLQDGEVLPGGGAPETELALQLRDFADSVGGREQLAVEAFADALEVIPRTLAENAGLDPIDSLVDLRARHDGGEFGAGLDAYTGDVIDMEAEGVVEPRRVKTQAIESATEAATMILRIDDVIAAGDLKGGGSDSGGDDEMPPGGGGMGGMGGMGGMGGAM; from the coding sequence ATGATCGTACTCTCGGAGGACAGCCAGCGAACGTCCGGAAAGGACGCGCAGTCGATGAACATCACGGCCGGCAAGGCCGTCGCCGAGTCCGTTCGGACCACACTCGGTCCGAAAGGGATGGACAAGATGCTCGTGGACTCCTCGGGCGGCGTCGTCGTCACGAACGACGGCGTGACCATCCTGAAGGAGATGGACATCGACCACCCCGCGGCGAACATGATCGTCGAGGTCTCCGAGACGCAGGAGGACGAGGTCGGCGACGGCACGACGACCGCCGTCGTCATCGCCGGTGAGCTGCTCGACCAGGCCGAGGAGCTCATCGACTCGGAGGTCCACCCGACGACCATCGCGCAGGGGTACCGCCAGGCCGCCGAGAAGGCCAAGGAGGTCCTCTCGGAGAACGCCATCGAGGTCACCGCGGACGACCGCGACACCCTCGAGAAGATCGCCGCGACCGCGATGACGGGCAAGGGCGCCGAGTCCGCCCGCGAGACGCTCGCGAAGCTGGTCGTCGACGCCGTGCTGGCCGTGCGTGACGACGACGGTGCCATCGACACCGACAACGTCTCCGTGGAGACGGTCGTCGGCGGCTCCATCGGCAACTCCGAGCTCATCGAGGGCGTCATCGTCGACAAGGAGCGCGTCGACGAGAACATGCCCTACGCCGTCGAGGACGCCAACGTCGCGCTGTTCGACGGCGCCATCGAGGTGAAGGAGACGGAGATCGACGCCGAGGTCAACGTCACCGACCCCGACCAGCTCCAGCAGTTCCTCGACCAGGAGGAGAAGCAGCTCAAGGAGATGGTCGACAAGCTGACCGCCGTCGGGACGGACGTCGTCTTCGTCGGCGACGGCATCGACGACATGGCCCAGCACTACCTCGCGCAGGAGGGCATCCTCGCCGTCCGCCGCGCGAAGGACTCCGACCTCAAGCGCCTCGCCCGCTCGACGGGCGGTCGCGTCGTCGCCAACCTCGACGACATCACCGAGGAGGACCTCGGCTTCGCCGGCTCCGTCGCCCAGAAGGACATCGGCGGCGACGAGCGCATCTTCGTCGAGGACGTCGAGGACGCCCGCTCGGTCACGCTCGTCCTCCGCGGCGGCACCGAGCACGTCGTCGACGAGGTCGAGCGCGCCATCGACGACTCGCTCGGCGTCGTCCGCACGACGCTGCAGGACGGTGAGGTGCTGCCCGGCGGCGGCGCCCCCGAGACCGAGCTGGCGCTCCAGCTTCGCGACTTCGCCGACTCCGTCGGCGGCCGCGAGCAGCTGGCCGTCGAGGCGTTCGCCGACGCGCTGGAGGTCATCCCGCGCACGCTCGCCGAGAACGCCGGCCTCGACCCGATCGACTCGCTGGTCGACCTGCGCGCCCGCCACGACGGCGGTGAGTTCGGTGCCGGCCTCGACGCCTACACGGGCGACGTGATCGACATGGAAGCCGAGGGCGTCGTCGAGCCGCGTCGCGTCAAGACGCAGGCCATCGAGTCCGCCACCGAGGCGGCGACGATGATCCTCCGCATCGACGACGTCATCGCGGCCGGCGACCTCAAGGGCGGCGGCTCCGACTCGGGCGGCGACGACGAGATGCCTCCGGGCGGCGGTGGCATGGGCGGCATGGGCGGTATGGGCGGCATGGGCGGCGCGATGTGA
- a CDS encoding DNA polymerase sliding clamp (Sliding clamp subunit. Responsible for tethering the catalytic subunit of DNA polymerase to DNA during high-speed replication. Proliferating cell nuclear antigen homolog.): MVDDTSATESVPGDDSLDSHHGGVTDAPVRVTVRTDALSPLLSAVGALVDECRLTFAADGLRAAAMDPATVAAVEVELDADATQSYTADGTTVGVDVDRLADVLAMGDGDDLVTLALDPEAYRLHVRVGELEYALGLFDPESVRGPGDIEALGFESTAALTLPGETVGRFVRAAGMVADHLTLAVDPAEEAFVAAADGDTDDVRFVVPREDTAAFDAGEAQSLFSLSYLECVERPVPSGTDVRVTLGEEAPLGVAYEVADGGGRVEAFVAPRLQAV, encoded by the coding sequence ATGGTCGACGACACCTCCGCGACCGAATCGGTCCCGGGCGACGACTCGCTCGACTCCCACCACGGCGGCGTCACGGACGCCCCAGTCCGTGTCACTGTCCGCACGGACGCCCTCAGTCCCCTCCTCTCGGCCGTCGGAGCACTCGTCGACGAGTGTCGGCTGACGTTCGCCGCCGACGGCCTGCGGGCGGCGGCGATGGACCCCGCCACCGTGGCTGCCGTCGAGGTCGAGTTGGACGCGGACGCGACCCAGTCGTACACGGCCGACGGCACCACCGTCGGCGTCGACGTCGACCGCCTGGCGGACGTACTCGCGATGGGCGACGGCGACGACCTGGTGACGCTCGCGCTCGACCCGGAGGCGTACCGCCTCCACGTCCGCGTCGGCGAACTGGAGTACGCGCTCGGCCTGTTCGACCCCGAGAGTGTGCGCGGCCCGGGCGACATCGAGGCGCTCGGCTTCGAGTCCACCGCGGCGCTGACGCTCCCGGGCGAGACGGTCGGGCGGTTCGTCCGCGCCGCGGGGATGGTCGCCGACCACCTCACGCTCGCGGTCGACCCCGCCGAGGAGGCGTTCGTCGCGGCGGCCGACGGCGACACCGACGACGTGCGCTTCGTCGTCCCGCGCGAGGACACGGCCGCGTTCGACGCCGGCGAGGCGCAGTCGCTGTTCTCGCTGTCGTACCTGGAGTGTGTCGAGCGGCCGGTCCCCTCGGGGACGGACGTGCGTGTCACGCTGGGCGAGGAAGCACCGCTGGGCGTCGCCTACGAAGTCGCCGACGGCGGCGGGCGCGTCGAGGCGTTCGTCGCGCCGCGGCTACAGGCGGTGTGA
- a CDS encoding KH domain-containing protein, whose translation MQHVKVPQDRIGVLIGAGGETMREIEDRAEVRLDIDSESGSVGIDSVGDPVAGMIAPDIVRAIGRGFTPEAALSLLDHDLRRFELVDLAAETRNKNDLQRQKGRLIGENGRTRELMEDLSGAEVVIKGTTLGIIGQPEEVKAVRRAAGMILDGAPHGAVYSFLERKHNELHGAPDLSPPTGGAEESR comes from the coding sequence ATGCAGCACGTGAAGGTTCCGCAGGACCGCATCGGCGTGCTCATCGGTGCGGGCGGTGAGACGATGCGGGAGATCGAAGACCGCGCCGAGGTGCGCCTCGACATCGACTCGGAGTCGGGGTCGGTCGGCATCGACAGCGTCGGCGACCCCGTCGCCGGCATGATCGCGCCCGACATCGTCCGCGCCATCGGCCGGGGGTTCACTCCCGAGGCGGCGCTGTCGCTGTTGGACCACGACCTCCGCCGGTTCGAGTTGGTCGACCTCGCCGCCGAGACGCGCAACAAGAACGACCTCCAGCGCCAGAAGGGCCGCCTCATCGGCGAGAACGGCCGCACCCGTGAGCTGATGGAGGACCTCTCGGGCGCGGAGGTCGTCATCAAGGGCACCACCCTCGGCATCATCGGTCAGCCCGAGGAGGTGAAGGCCGTCCGCCGCGCCGCGGGGATGATCCTCGACGGCGCGCCCCACGGCGCCGTCTACTCGTTCCTCGAACGCAAGCACAACGAACTCCACGGCGCACCCGACCTCTCGCCGCCCACCGGCGGCGCCGAGGAGTCGCGGTAG
- a CDS encoding winged helix-turn-helix domain-containing protein: protein MSDSDEPVDAPVDTAFDPAAAFALLGDDTRLRILRALWEAQRDDDTRGTTPTAVPFERLRERAGVDDSGRFNYHLGKLTDRFVERVDEGYRLRFAGTRVVGALLEGTYAPGADLDVPAGGTCHDCGGPLDLTYADERARVACRDCDHPTSEFGCPPGVLAGRDPDDLPAVVDTHLRTLLARARRGICPTCSGPTAIRVHSTTRDPFGSDEEEPTARPIATVACQRCGEQIDTGLVTLLVDRPVVVAFLHERGVDPEARSLWVLLDDVTEDAETVSAEPYRATATYRVGDDTLTVTVDAEGAVVGVEEETA from the coding sequence ATGAGCGACAGCGACGAACCGGTCGACGCCCCCGTCGACACCGCGTTCGACCCCGCGGCGGCGTTCGCGCTCCTCGGCGACGACACCCGCCTCCGGATCCTCCGGGCGCTGTGGGAGGCCCAGCGCGACGACGACACCAGAGGGACGACGCCGACCGCCGTGCCCTTCGAGCGGCTCCGCGAGCGCGCCGGCGTCGACGACTCCGGGCGGTTCAACTACCACCTCGGGAAGCTGACCGACCGCTTCGTCGAGCGCGTCGACGAGGGGTACCGCCTGCGCTTCGCCGGTACCCGCGTCGTCGGCGCACTGCTGGAGGGGACGTACGCGCCGGGAGCGGACCTCGACGTGCCGGCGGGCGGCACCTGTCACGACTGCGGCGGCCCGCTCGACCTCACCTACGCCGACGAGCGCGCCCGCGTCGCCTGCCGGGACTGCGACCACCCAACCTCGGAGTTCGGCTGCCCGCCGGGCGTGCTGGCCGGACGCGACCCCGACGACCTCCCGGCCGTCGTCGACACGCATCTGCGGACGCTCCTCGCGCGGGCGCGACGGGGGATCTGTCCGACCTGTTCGGGACCGACGGCGATCCGCGTCCATTCGACGACGAGAGACCCCTTCGGGTCGGACGAGGAGGAGCCGACGGCTCGACCGATAGCGACCGTCGCCTGCCAGCGGTGTGGCGAGCAGATCGACACCGGACTGGTGACACTGTTGGTCGACCGACCCGTCGTCGTCGCGTTCCTCCACGAGCGGGGGGTCGACCCGGAGGCGCGCTCGCTGTGGGTGCTGCTCGACGACGTCACCGAGGACGCCGAGACCGTGAGTGCAGAGCCGTACCGCGCGACAGCGACGTACCGCGTCGGCGACGACACCCTCACCGTGACCGTCGACGCCGAGGGGGCGGTGGTGGGGGTCGAGGAGGAGACAGCGTAA